In Cytophagia bacterium CHB2, the sequence GACATCTTTTGCCTTCCTTCAAACAACAGCTTACCGGCGTTTGTCACACGCAATTCGACAAAGTACGTGCCGCTTGCCAGGCCTTGCGCCTCCCATCTCATGGTATGGCGTCCGGCTTGAAACTCGCGATCGGCCAGTGTTGCGACCTTTTTGCCATCGACGCCGTAGATCGTCACCAGCACATGTCCCGGTTTCGCCAGATCGAACACGACGTTGGTTTGCGGGTTGAAGGGATTCGGGTAATTGGGACGCAAGCCAAACGTTTCAGGAATGCTGCCGTTCGTTTCGCCGACCGAAGTCGCGGGCGGAACGGTGAACGAGCCGAAATTCGAGGATTCGACGAACGTTCCGGTCGCGCCCGAGGCAATAACTTTCCAAAAATGGAAGCCGCCTTCGATGCTATTGTCAAGCTGCAAGTCATGCTCGCTTTTGTTTGCAAGCTGCACTTGTTTGATGATGTTGCTGAAGTCTGCATTCTTGCTCAGCAACCAGAGATAGTTGATCGTGCTGCCGGGGTTCTCCGGATCGGCGGTGTCTTCCCAATCAAAGGTAATGCTGGCCGGCCGCGTGGAGTAAAACTCGCCGATAGGCGAAAGCACGCGGAAGGCGCGCAGCGGGTCAGGAATGGAAACCACGGTGACTTGCGTTGCCACTGAGTCTTTCATACCCTTGCCATCATCCACCACAAGCTGCACGCTTTCAACTCCGTGCCAATCCAGCTCAGCAAACAGATTGAATGTGGTGTTGGTGTTGCGGAATTTGATTTTGGTGTTGCCTGCCAACGAGAATTTCCATTGATTCGCGGGATCTTCATCATCTTTAACGCGGGCGCGCAGATCCGCCAATGGAATGCGCAACGTATCATCCTCGTTGAAGGAATAATTGACCGCATTCTGCCAGCGCGGCGGCGAGTTGGAATCCCGCACCGTGAATTTCACCGCAACCGTGCCTGCCGCGTTGGAAGTATCCCGCACGGTAAAATTAATTGTCTCACTGCCGAGCCAACTGGCATTGGGCGGCAAGATCGTCACAATCAAACCGTTGATAAAAACGGCTAGCTCGCGATTGCCGGTGGCCGTGAGCCTCAGCTTATCTTTCGGATCATCCGGGTCGTTGATATAGTCAGCAAAATTGAGCGGCGCAAAGGTCTCACCGCGCTTGATTGTTTGCTCGGGAATGGCGGCAATCCGCGGCGGATCGTTGGCCGGGTCAACGGTAAAACGCGCGCGCACGCTGTCAATTGCATTTCCCGGGTCGGTTGCCACGAACGTGATGAAACTGACGCCGGCCCATTCCGAATCCGCCGGCGCAACCGTCGCGATGCGATTGGCGATGGTCACATTGAAAAACGCATTGGGTTTGGTGCTCCACGAAATCTGATTGTCGCGATGATCGGGATCGAAGACATAATCATCAAGCGTAATCGGGTCGAACGGTTTGCCTTCGCCTTTGCGTTGCGCCGGAATGGTGCTGAGGCGCGGCGGATCATTAACGGCCGTAACCGTAAATCGTCCGGTCGTGGTATCCGCTTTATTCGTAGGATCCTTGGCGATAAATGAAATGGTTTCCGCGCCGGCCCATTCCGAATCTGCCGGCGCGATGGTGGCAATGCGATTAACAATGGAAACGATCAAATTGGTGTTGCCGAATGCGCTCCAACTGATTTGGTTGGGCGTATTATCGACATCCGTCACATAGTTGTCCAACGCGATGGGCGTAAACGGCGTGCCTTCTGCCACGGTTTGATTCGGAATCTTGGTTGTCGTCGGCGCACCGGTGCCGACATTCACTGAAGCCGTGTCCGAAGATACGCCGCCGTTGTTGTCAATCGCGCGCACGCGCACACGTTTTTTGCCGGGAGTATCAAACGTTACCGTTACCGATTTGCCGTCCAGATCGAACGTGCCGTCGTTATTCAAATCCCATCGGAACGTGTGAGTATCCAGCACGCCGGCATCTGTCGCACTGCCGGTGAGCGTCACGGGTTGATTGAGCAACGCGACATACGGGCCGCCGGCATCTGCAACCGGAGGAACATTGGCAACAGTGACTTGCACCTTCACGCGAGTGCGGTCATTCTCATTATCGACGACTTCCAGCGTGGCTTGTCCGGTGAAATCATCGGGGTAGGTATGCTGAATCTGCGGGGTGTTGGTGCTGTCATCAAATACGCCGTCGCTGGTCCAATCCCAACGGTATCTTACAATCTGCCCATCATCGGTCGAAGCGGAAGAATTGAAGGTAATCGGCGAGCCTTCGGCGCCATTGTACGGGCCGCCGGCATTCGCCACCGGCGGAGCGCCGCCGGCGCGCAGCGTGCGCAAATATACTTTACCGAACGACGGATAAGCGGCATAAAAGTTATTTCCGGCAGCGCGCACAACATGTTTGTCGCGCGACTCCGACCCGCCGGATTGGCTGGCCAGTTGCTGCCGCGCGCCCCACGTTTGGCCTTCATCCGTGGACAGACGAGCAAAAAGCGCTTCACCGTCGCCCAGATTGTAAGCGAGCACGATTTTCTTGCCATCATTGGTTGCCGCCACCGAACCAACGCCCAAGTTTTGATGCCAATCTCGCAACTCGCCTTGCTCCGAAACCGCCACGTCGCGCACTTTACTGCCGTCCCGGTAGCGGGCATAGCGCACGGATTGTGCGCCGTTGCGCGCCTGATCCCGCGCGGAGCCATAAGCAAAGTGAACGTTGCCGGATTGATCTGCGAAAACATCGCCGTTGCCGTTGCGGCCGCCGGCGCCGCCGTAGTGAATGCTTCCAATTTTGTTCAGGCTATTGCCGCCGTTGGTCGAGCGATAGTACGACACCGGGCCGCCGCTATCAAGATCGTCCGGGCGGTTGATGACGATGTTCAACACATCGTCCTTGCCTACGGCAATTTCCACGCGATCGTCGACGCGATACGGCCCGAGAGCCGGAATAAAGCTATCCTCGGCGCCGTTGATGATGCGAATATACATGGCCTCGCCAAAAACGTCTTCCGTTGCAAAGCCATGAACGACATGTACAACGCCTTTGCTGTCGACTTCCATGCGCACACTGTAAGCGCGCCTGAGATTCGTGGCGATTTCTAACGGGCCGGTCCAACTCCCGTCGGCGCGTTTGCGGGTGTAGTGAATGCTGTAAAAATCACCGCCCAAAGGTTCGCGAAAACATATATGCGGCAATCCGGTGGTGGGGTCAATTGCCACCGTTGCGCCAAATCGAAAACCGCCTTCCTTGTCAGCCGTGGCAACACTGACGTTTTCTTTCTTAACAATGGCGCCCGAGGCGTTCAACTCCACCAATACCAAGCCTTCATCATGATAAACGACGAAGATTTTACCGGTGACCGGATCGATGTCCATATCAGGCGTCGAGCCGGCGCCCAAATCAATCTCGTTGCTCCAGCTTTGCGGAAAAGCGGCGCTGATGCACAGCCAACTCAAGATCAAGACAGCGCGGATGAAATGCAGTCTCATAGCAGCGTTCCTATGATCAATAAAGTGGATTAAAGTGATGCAACCTGTCACTTTTAGGCTGATGAATGCTTAAAATTCGATAAAACTGTAACAGGTTTTGGGCAAACCGCAGGAGCTTCCCTGGTCATGAGGCGCCGTATCCTTGGCGAGACGTTTACCGCGAGGAATGTTAAGCCTGGCCTAAAAAGTTATGGATATATTACGACTAGAGGGGCAAGGTTGCGGATTTGCATAAACACAAGATCGCGCCCACGGCATCATCAAAAAATGCGGCATAGATTTCTAGTGGGCTGTTTCCCTAATTTGTAGGAGCACCACCTCGAAATGTCATTCAGGTGATTCTTGTGAAGTACTCGGCATAATGCCTGCAACTTCACCACTCCCCTTCTGGATGACATACAGGGTGGGATATACTTTTCAAGATAACAGCACGCGTGTCTGCAATCGAGGCGGCAGCGCTTCGACCAAAACAGAGGTCATTTCGGCTTTTTACGATTGAAAAATCGCCGCAGTATTTTCCTCTTTTCATGATGAAAATTTTATAGCCCGATCTTCACCAACCTCGCAAGTTTTACATCATCAGATTTTTGCTTTGTTTTCCACGGCCAAAATCAAGCCCCCGTCTTTCATGCCCCAATTTCCATATTATTAGGCTTTTACAAATTTTGAAAATAACGGCCATTTTCCTGGCATTGCCCTTGCCTTTTCAGCAGATGTTCGCACGGCTTTGCGGGATGCAAAACGGAATGCACGAACCCGGGAAGTTATTCAAATTTTTCCAAGGGGTTCAGCAAAAGGTTTTTGATTCAGGAACCGTAACTCAGGAATGACGTTTGGATTGCTGTGCAACAACAGGACGCTCACGAACAGGACAGGAATAGCGGCTCGCCCGCCTCGGGACATCATCCCCTTGCGCCAACAACGCATTGGGCGAGCCGTTTTTTTCTAGGATGATCATGATCGCGACGCGCAGCCGAGGCAAATCCTATGGATCATCGCAAACGTTTCATCGGCAAAGTCGTTTTATTTTGGAACGGCGCACAATTGCCCACGGATTTTTTTTCAGACTATCATAAAAGCCGGCTGATCTTCATTGCGGAAACGGAAGTGCCGCACGACCAGGGACGGAAGATCATTTCAACTGCGCCCCAGCTTGTGGATTTGCTGCGGGCGCATCGCCGGAACGTCGAATCATTTTACCACGGAGGAGAAGTATGACAATCACATCCAGGTTTTTCATAGTGGCGGCGCTGCTTTGTCTCGCGCTGGCCGAACAGACGCAGGCGCAAACACGCTTGGGCTTGCGCGGCGGCGTTTATTTGGATCAAGATGAGGCTTTTGTCGGCGCACATCTGGCGCACCGGATGCAACGCAATCTGCGCTTCGCCCCCAATTTCGAGTATGTGTTGATCGAACAAGGCTCGCTCTACACCATCAATGCCGATTTTCTTTATGATTTGCCCGGGCGCAGCAGCACGGTTCTCTGGCTCGGCGGCGGTCTGGGATTGAGTCGCTTTTCATTCGAAGACTTCAGCAATAATGACGTCGGGCTGAATCTGTTGATGGGCGCGAGCTTTGGTCGCGGTCCGGCAACGCCATTTTTACAAGTTAAAGTGATGGTGATGGATGAAACGCAATTGGTGTTGGGCGGCGGCATAACGTTTTGAAGCAGGAGCATGAATCATGAAACGAACAGGCTGGATCATAATTTTTGTGATGATTCTTTTATTTATCGTGGCCGGCGCTTATAGCAAGCAGGAAGAACGCGCGAAACAACGGCAACAGGATGAAATCGAACAAATCGGAAAAGAATTGGACCGGCTAACGCTGCGCGCTCAAAAAATGGCCGCTCGGCTCGAACAAGCCAAAATCAGGTTGGCGCAATAGCCGGCGGCGCGGCAAAACGTTGTTGCAAAGACAGGCGGGAATTTTTAAATTGCCGCGCCTCTGGAGTGCAGCCCGGCGCGTTTCGCATGACACGTGTCTGTCTCCCCAAAACCGCCGCGCGGGCAGTCTCCCGATTTCGACACAGACACACAACACTATTTTGAACGAGGAGTTCATATGAAGAAAAACATAATTTTGGTTATTGCAGTTGCCCTGTTGATCGCAAGCCAGGCCGGCGCGCAGAGCATCAAGCTGGGACCGCAAGTCGGCTATCAAGAAGCCAAAGATGCAGATAACGGCAAGCTGATGGCCGGCGCTGCGCTGCGCCTGAAGCTCTCGTCGATGCTGGGAATCGAAGGCGCGATCAACTATCGTGGAGAAAAATATTCCGACGGCGCCTTGACGGTGCGGAGCTGGCCGGTGCAGGCTTCGGCGTTGATCTATCCGCTGCCGCTCGTGCACGGCACCATTGGAACCGGCTGGTACAACACCACGCTCGATTATGATCAGAGCAAGGCGGGCTACGCCAACCTCGATGATGAAACC encodes:
- a CDS encoding PKD domain-containing protein, which produces MRLHFIRAVLILSWLCISAAFPQSWSNEIDLGAGSTPDMDIDPVTGKIFVVYHDEGLVLVELNASGAIVKKENVSVATADKEGGFRFGATVAIDPTTGLPHICFREPLGGDFYSIHYTRKRADGSWTGPLEIATNLRRAYSVRMEVDSKGVVHVVHGFATEDVFGEAMYIRIINGAEDSFIPALGPYRVDDRVEIAVGKDDVLNIVINRPDDLDSGGPVSYYRSTNGGNSLNKIGSIHYGGAGGRNGNGDVFADQSGNVHFAYGSARDQARNGAQSVRYARYRDGSKVRDVAVSEQGELRDWHQNLGVGSVAATNDGKKIVLAYNLGDGEALFARLSTDEGQTWGARQQLASQSGGSESRDKHVVRAAGNNFYAAYPSFGKVYLRTLRAGGAPPVANAGGPYNGAEGSPITFNSSASTDDGQIVRYRWDWTSDGVFDDSTNTPQIQHTYPDDFTGQATLEVVDNENDRTRVKVQVTVANVPPVADAGGPYVALLNQPVTLTGSATDAGVLDTHTFRWDLNNDGTFDLDGKSVTVTFDTPGKKRVRVRAIDNNGGVSSDTASVNVGTGAPTTTKIPNQTVAEGTPFTPIALDNYVTDVDNTPNQISWSAFGNTNLIVSIVNRIATIAPADSEWAGAETISFIAKDPTNKADTTTGRFTVTAVNDPPRLSTIPAQRKGEGKPFDPITLDDYVFDPDHRDNQISWSTKPNAFFNVTIANRIATVAPADSEWAGVSFITFVATDPGNAIDSVRARFTVDPANDPPRIAAIPEQTIKRGETFAPLNFADYINDPDDPKDKLRLTATGNRELAVFINGLIVTILPPNASWLGSETINFTVRDTSNAAGTVAVKFTVRDSNSPPRWQNAVNYSFNEDDTLRIPLADLRARVKDDEDPANQWKFSLAGNTKIKFRNTNTTFNLFAELDWHGVESVQLVVDDGKGMKDSVATQVTVVSIPDPLRAFRVLSPIGEFYSTRPASITFDWEDTADPENPGSTINYLWLLSKNADFSNIIKQVQLANKSEHDLQLDNSIEGGFHFWKVIASGATGTFVESSNFGSFTVPPATSVGETNGSIPETFGLRPNYPNPFNPQTNVVFDLAKPGHVLVTIYGVDGKKVATLADREFQAGRHTMRWEAQGLASGTYFVELRVTNAGKLLFEGRQKMSLLR
- a CDS encoding porin family protein; protein product: MKKNIILVIAVALLIASQAGAQSIKLGPQVGYQEAKDADNGKLMAGAALRLKLSSMLGIEGAINYRGEKYSDGALTVRSWPVQASALIYPLPLVHGTIGTGWYNTTLDYDQSKAGYANLDDETTQKIGWHFGGGIDLPVGKSSTLTADIRYVFLDYNFDALPGSANLDSDFYMISVGLLLGL